A genome region from Polyodon spathula isolate WHYD16114869_AA chromosome 19, ASM1765450v1, whole genome shotgun sequence includes the following:
- the LOC121295089 gene encoding synaptotagmin-2-like isoform X2 — protein sequence MAPNTHNIGATTITPTTTFNTTTTAAPDFITQLLNMIPLPRWAIYAIAAAIGLVFLICFFYICIKCCCKGKKNKNKNEKIKLDGMKGFTTAALVQPGLEDLDYGSSDKPKGKLQYSLEYNFQNQELIAGVKQAAELLAMDLGGTSDPYVKVYTLPNKSKTWETKVYRKTLNPIFNEIFKFQIPEAELNKSTIVMQVYDFNRFSKHDVIGELRIPLNTMDRNHVIEQWMELSAASKYEHENLGEICFSLRYVPTTSKLTIVILEAKNLKKMDVGGLSDPYIKIQLILDKKKWKKKKTSVKKKTLNPYFNESFTFEVPFKEIQKVQVVISVWDHDKMSKNDAIGKIFLGCSAAGNQLRHWSDMLANPRRPIAQWHTLQSMEEVDSALGMSYKFKIPLINKTF from the exons ATGGCTCCTAACACTCACAATATCGGTGCTACCACCATAACACCCACTACAACTTTTAACACCACAACAACCGCTGCCCCTGACTTCATCACTCAGCTGCTCAATATGATCCCAT TGCCAAGATGGGCTATTTACGCTATAGCGGCAGCTATAGGTCTTGTCTTCTTAATCTGCTTCTTCTACATTTGTATCAAATGCTGctgcaaaggaaagaaaaacaaaaacaaaaacgagaaGATCAAACTAGATGGCATGAAAGGCTTCACCACAGCAGCTCTG GTACAGCCAGGCTTGGAGGATTTGGATTATGGTTCGAGTGACAAGCCAAAAGGAAAGCTGCAGTATTCTTTGGAATACAATTTTCAGAATCAAGAG CTCATTGCTGGAGTGAAGCAGGCAGCTGAGCTACTAGCCATGGATCTGGGTGGGACATCTGATCCTTACGTCAAGGTCTACACGCTTCCAAACAAGTCAAAGACGTGGGAGACCAAAGTGTACAGAAAAACACTGAACCCCATTTTTAATGAGATTTTCAAGTTTCAG ATACCCGAGGCTGAGCTAAATAAATCGACCATCGTGATGCAAGTATATGACTTCAACAGGTTCAGCAAGCATGACGTTATTGGGGAATTGAGAATTCCACTCAACACAATGGACCGTAATCACGTAATTGAACAGTGGATGGAGCTAAGTGCAGCTTCTAAATATGAG CATGAGAACCTTGGTGAGATCTGCTTCTCCCTGCGCTACGTTCCCACCACGAGCAAACTCACCATTGTTATTCTGGAGGCCAAGAACCTGAAGAAGATGGATGTTGGGGGGTTATCAG ATCCGTATATCAAGATCCAGCTTATTTTGGATAAGAAGAagtggaagaagaagaagacatcagtgaaaaagaaaacactgaatcCGTACTTCAACGAATCATTCACTTTCGAAGTGCCCTTTAAAGAAATACAG AAAGTTCAGGTGGTCATATCTGTGTGGGACCATGACAAGATGAGCAAAAATGATGCAATTGGCAAGATCTTCTTGGGCTGCAGTGCTGCAGGCAACCAGCTTCGCCATTGGTCTGACATGCTGGCAAATCCCAGGAGGCCCATAGCCCAGTGGCACACACTGCAGTCTATGGAAGAAGTAGATTCAGCCTTGGGAATGAGCTATAAATTCAAAAtacctttaataaataaaacattttag
- the LOC121295089 gene encoding synaptotagmin-2-like isoform X3: MPRWAIYAIAAAIGLVFLICFFYICIKCCCKGKKNKNKNEKIKLDGMKGFTTAALVQPGLEDLDYGSSDKPKGKLQYSLEYNFQNQELIAGVKQAAELLAMDLGGTSDPYVKVYTLPNKSKTWETKVYRKTLNPIFNEIFKFQIPEAELNKSTIVMQVYDFNRFSKHDVIGELRIPLNTMDRNHVIEQWMELSAASKYEHENLGEICFSLRYVPTTSKLTIVILEAKNLKKMDVGGLSDPYIKIQLILDKKKWKKKKTSVKKKTLNPYFNESFTFEVPFKEIQKVQVVISVWDHDKMSKNDAIGKIFLGCSAAGNQLRHWSDMLANPRRPIAQWHTLQSMEEVDSALGMSYKFKIPLINKTF, encoded by the exons TGCCAAGATGGGCTATTTACGCTATAGCGGCAGCTATAGGTCTTGTCTTCTTAATCTGCTTCTTCTACATTTGTATCAAATGCTGctgcaaaggaaagaaaaacaaaaacaaaaacgagaaGATCAAACTAGATGGCATGAAAGGCTTCACCACAGCAGCTCTG GTACAGCCAGGCTTGGAGGATTTGGATTATGGTTCGAGTGACAAGCCAAAAGGAAAGCTGCAGTATTCTTTGGAATACAATTTTCAGAATCAAGAG CTCATTGCTGGAGTGAAGCAGGCAGCTGAGCTACTAGCCATGGATCTGGGTGGGACATCTGATCCTTACGTCAAGGTCTACACGCTTCCAAACAAGTCAAAGACGTGGGAGACCAAAGTGTACAGAAAAACACTGAACCCCATTTTTAATGAGATTTTCAAGTTTCAG ATACCCGAGGCTGAGCTAAATAAATCGACCATCGTGATGCAAGTATATGACTTCAACAGGTTCAGCAAGCATGACGTTATTGGGGAATTGAGAATTCCACTCAACACAATGGACCGTAATCACGTAATTGAACAGTGGATGGAGCTAAGTGCAGCTTCTAAATATGAG CATGAGAACCTTGGTGAGATCTGCTTCTCCCTGCGCTACGTTCCCACCACGAGCAAACTCACCATTGTTATTCTGGAGGCCAAGAACCTGAAGAAGATGGATGTTGGGGGGTTATCAG ATCCGTATATCAAGATCCAGCTTATTTTGGATAAGAAGAagtggaagaagaagaagacatcagtgaaaaagaaaacactgaatcCGTACTTCAACGAATCATTCACTTTCGAAGTGCCCTTTAAAGAAATACAG AAAGTTCAGGTGGTCATATCTGTGTGGGACCATGACAAGATGAGCAAAAATGATGCAATTGGCAAGATCTTCTTGGGCTGCAGTGCTGCAGGCAACCAGCTTCGCCATTGGTCTGACATGCTGGCAAATCCCAGGAGGCCCATAGCCCAGTGGCACACACTGCAGTCTATGGAAGAAGTAGATTCAGCCTTGGGAATGAGCTATAAATTCAAAAtacctttaataaataaaacattttag
- the LOC121295089 gene encoding synaptotagmin-2-like isoform X1 produces the protein MTCTLSTSFGTSRLCIYSQKKSDCIANPYPLYQAMAPNTHNIGATTITPTTTFNTTTTAAPDFITQLLNMIPLPRWAIYAIAAAIGLVFLICFFYICIKCCCKGKKNKNKNEKIKLDGMKGFTTAALVQPGLEDLDYGSSDKPKGKLQYSLEYNFQNQELIAGVKQAAELLAMDLGGTSDPYVKVYTLPNKSKTWETKVYRKTLNPIFNEIFKFQIPEAELNKSTIVMQVYDFNRFSKHDVIGELRIPLNTMDRNHVIEQWMELSAASKYEHENLGEICFSLRYVPTTSKLTIVILEAKNLKKMDVGGLSDPYIKIQLILDKKKWKKKKTSVKKKTLNPYFNESFTFEVPFKEIQKVQVVISVWDHDKMSKNDAIGKIFLGCSAAGNQLRHWSDMLANPRRPIAQWHTLQSMEEVDSALGMSYKFKIPLINKTF, from the exons ATTGCATCGCTAACCCATATCCATTGTACCAAGCCATGGCTCCTAACACTCACAATATCGGTGCTACCACCATAACACCCACTACAACTTTTAACACCACAACAACCGCTGCCCCTGACTTCATCACTCAGCTGCTCAATATGATCCCAT TGCCAAGATGGGCTATTTACGCTATAGCGGCAGCTATAGGTCTTGTCTTCTTAATCTGCTTCTTCTACATTTGTATCAAATGCTGctgcaaaggaaagaaaaacaaaaacaaaaacgagaaGATCAAACTAGATGGCATGAAAGGCTTCACCACAGCAGCTCTG GTACAGCCAGGCTTGGAGGATTTGGATTATGGTTCGAGTGACAAGCCAAAAGGAAAGCTGCAGTATTCTTTGGAATACAATTTTCAGAATCAAGAG CTCATTGCTGGAGTGAAGCAGGCAGCTGAGCTACTAGCCATGGATCTGGGTGGGACATCTGATCCTTACGTCAAGGTCTACACGCTTCCAAACAAGTCAAAGACGTGGGAGACCAAAGTGTACAGAAAAACACTGAACCCCATTTTTAATGAGATTTTCAAGTTTCAG ATACCCGAGGCTGAGCTAAATAAATCGACCATCGTGATGCAAGTATATGACTTCAACAGGTTCAGCAAGCATGACGTTATTGGGGAATTGAGAATTCCACTCAACACAATGGACCGTAATCACGTAATTGAACAGTGGATGGAGCTAAGTGCAGCTTCTAAATATGAG CATGAGAACCTTGGTGAGATCTGCTTCTCCCTGCGCTACGTTCCCACCACGAGCAAACTCACCATTGTTATTCTGGAGGCCAAGAACCTGAAGAAGATGGATGTTGGGGGGTTATCAG ATCCGTATATCAAGATCCAGCTTATTTTGGATAAGAAGAagtggaagaagaagaagacatcagtgaaaaagaaaacactgaatcCGTACTTCAACGAATCATTCACTTTCGAAGTGCCCTTTAAAGAAATACAG AAAGTTCAGGTGGTCATATCTGTGTGGGACCATGACAAGATGAGCAAAAATGATGCAATTGGCAAGATCTTCTTGGGCTGCAGTGCTGCAGGCAACCAGCTTCGCCATTGGTCTGACATGCTGGCAAATCCCAGGAGGCCCATAGCCCAGTGGCACACACTGCAGTCTATGGAAGAAGTAGATTCAGCCTTGGGAATGAGCTATAAATTCAAAAtacctttaataaataaaacattttag